In a genomic window of Pedobacter sp. KBS0701:
- a CDS encoding lysophospholipid acyltransferase family protein, giving the protein MIKRGIAHVGVFFLYLLSLLPMPLLFFFARLLYYLLYYVIGYRKKVVRQNLTQSFPEKSEAEIKTIEKKFFLYLAELIFEIIKMTSISKTETLKRVKFTGLEQLEDHFKRGESVLACTGHYGNWELGTLALGLSISAKTMVIFKPIKNKIFETWFDCMRTKYGNIFIAMRQTLRGMAAYKNEPTLLCFASDQSPTREETKYFTDFLNQPTAALLGVEKIAKSTKRPIYYFKVSVVKKGYYHVEVLPMCLEPAKTEEFEITDIHFKFLENIIKEQPQYWLWSHKRWKFKPE; this is encoded by the coding sequence ATGATTAAAAGAGGGATTGCGCATGTTGGCGTATTTTTTTTATACCTGTTATCGCTGCTCCCCATGCCTTTGCTGTTTTTTTTTGCAAGATTACTATATTATCTGCTTTATTACGTAATTGGCTATCGAAAAAAAGTTGTCAGACAGAACTTAACCCAGTCTTTTCCCGAAAAATCTGAGGCTGAAATAAAGACCATAGAGAAAAAATTCTTCCTGTATCTGGCAGAACTTATCTTTGAAATCATCAAAATGACCAGTATTTCGAAAACTGAAACCTTAAAAAGAGTAAAGTTTACGGGGCTGGAACAATTGGAGGATCATTTTAAAAGAGGTGAAAGTGTACTGGCCTGTACGGGCCATTATGGCAATTGGGAATTAGGCACTTTAGCACTTGGCTTGAGTATATCTGCTAAAACCATGGTTATTTTTAAACCCATCAAAAATAAAATTTTCGAAACCTGGTTTGATTGTATGCGGACCAAGTATGGAAACATTTTCATTGCTATGCGGCAAACGCTACGTGGCATGGCCGCTTATAAAAATGAGCCTACACTTTTGTGTTTTGCAAGCGATCAATCTCCAACCAGGGAAGAAACCAAATATTTCACAGATTTTTTAAATCAGCCCACTGCTGCACTTCTAGGTGTAGAAAAAATTGCAAAATCGACCAAAAGACCGATATATTACTTTAAGGTAAGTGTGGTTAAAAAAGGTTATTACCATGTAGAAGTATTGCCCATGTGCCTCGAACCAGCTAAAACGGAAGAATTTGAGATCACGGACATACACTTTAAATTTTTAGAAAACATTATAAAAGAACAGCCTCAATACTGGCTCTGGAGCCATAAGCGCTGGAAATTTAAACCCGAATAA
- the map gene encoding type I methionyl aminopeptidase, protein MILYKTNEEVELMQISALLVSNTLAEVAKILKPGISTLEIDKLANEFILDNGAVPSFYNYNGFPFHIITSVNDVVVHGFPNKDELKDGDIISVDVGTIKNGFHGDHAYTFIIGEVSAAVLNLVKTTKESLFLGIKEAVVGKRIGDIGAAIQNHNEKQGYGVVRDLVGHGLGKDMHEDPQVPNYGRKGNGLLLRENLVMAIEPMINMGKKDVFLDEDGWTIRTADGSPSVHFEHDVCVKKGEALILSDYAPIEAAEKQNSNLNTSYY, encoded by the coding sequence ATGATTTTATATAAAACCAATGAAGAAGTAGAACTGATGCAGATCAGTGCCCTACTGGTGAGCAATACCCTTGCAGAAGTAGCTAAAATATTAAAGCCAGGTATTAGCACCCTCGAAATTGATAAACTAGCCAACGAATTTATACTTGATAATGGCGCAGTCCCCTCCTTTTACAATTATAATGGCTTTCCTTTTCATATTATTACCTCCGTAAACGATGTGGTTGTACATGGCTTCCCGAATAAAGATGAACTGAAAGATGGCGATATTATCTCTGTAGATGTAGGGACCATAAAAAATGGTTTTCATGGCGATCATGCTTATACTTTTATCATAGGTGAAGTATCGGCAGCGGTATTGAACCTGGTAAAAACAACTAAAGAGTCACTTTTTCTCGGGATTAAAGAAGCTGTTGTGGGCAAACGCATAGGTGATATTGGTGCAGCCATCCAAAACCATAACGAAAAACAGGGTTATGGCGTAGTGAGAGACCTGGTAGGCCATGGTTTAGGTAAAGATATGCACGAAGATCCGCAGGTGCCAAATTATGGGAGGAAAGGCAATGGTTTACTCTTAAGAGAAAACCTGGTGATGGCCATAGAACCAATGATCAATATGGGTAAAAAAGATGTTTTTCTGGATGAAGACGGCTGGACAATCAGAACAGCGGATGGAAGCCCTTCTGTGCATTTTGAACATGATGTTTGCGTCAAAAAAGGGGAAGCACTTATCCTTTCTGATTATGCCCCTATTGAGGCTGCAGAAAAGCAGAACAGTAACCTCAACACTTCATATTATTAG
- the aroQ gene encoding type II 3-dehydroquinate dehydratase yields MKIQIINGPNLNLLGVREPSIYGSTSIEDYIKELKTAYPTIEIEYYQSNVEGEIINKLHEVGFSYDGVVLNAGGYTHTSVAIADAIAAIKTPVVEVHISNIYAREEYRHVSLTGKNCQGVLTGFGMKGYRLAIESLLV; encoded by the coding sequence ATGAAAATACAAATTATTAACGGCCCAAATTTAAACTTGTTAGGCGTCCGCGAACCATCTATTTACGGGAGCACCAGTATTGAAGACTATATCAAAGAATTAAAAACGGCTTACCCAACAATCGAAATCGAATATTATCAGAGTAATGTTGAGGGCGAAATTATTAATAAATTACATGAAGTGGGTTTCAGTTATGATGGGGTAGTGCTTAATGCTGGCGGTTATACACATACTTCAGTGGCCATTGCAGATGCTATTGCTGCCATTAAAACGCCTGTTGTTGAAGTGCATATTTCGAATATATATGCCCGTGAAGAATACCGCCATGTTTCGTTGACCGGAAAAAACTGTCAGGGTGTTTTAACCGGGTTTGGAATGAAGGGTTACCGCCTGGCAATCGAAAGTTTATTGGTTTAA
- a CDS encoding 2-hydroxyacid dehydrogenase produces the protein MKIVFFSAKPYDRDFFESCNKQYDFELEFWETHLGPHIADAIKLGTDVVCVFVNDKLTADVIATLAQKGVKIIALRCAGFNNVDLSAAKQYGIRVCRVPAYSPQAVAEHAVAMLLTLNRKTHKAYNRVREQNFSLSGLMGFNLSGKTAGVIGTGKIGAAFCKIMLGFGCKVLAFDPFVNTALQSEGVKYLPFHEVIKEADIISLHCPLTAENHYLIGSNSLMTMKKGVTLINTSRGGLINTREVIEALKTGQLAALGIDVYEQEEQLFFKDLSGSIIGDDDIQRLISFPNVLLTGHQAFFTQEALTEIADSTLKTVKILFEHSAEEIVSDAILV, from the coding sequence ATGAAGATTGTGTTTTTTTCTGCGAAGCCTTACGACCGTGATTTTTTTGAAAGCTGTAATAAACAGTATGATTTTGAACTGGAGTTTTGGGAAACCCATCTCGGCCCTCATATTGCCGACGCGATAAAATTAGGTACCGATGTAGTGTGTGTATTTGTAAACGATAAACTAACTGCTGATGTTATCGCTACACTGGCACAAAAAGGAGTGAAAATTATTGCTTTGCGGTGTGCAGGCTTTAACAATGTAGATCTGAGTGCGGCCAAACAATATGGTATTCGCGTTTGCCGTGTTCCGGCTTATTCGCCACAAGCTGTTGCAGAACATGCTGTAGCTATGTTGCTTACCTTAAACCGTAAAACCCATAAGGCCTATAACCGTGTGCGTGAACAGAATTTTTCGCTTTCTGGTTTAATGGGTTTCAATCTTTCTGGCAAAACAGCAGGAGTAATCGGCACAGGGAAAATCGGTGCTGCTTTCTGTAAAATTATGCTTGGTTTTGGTTGTAAGGTGCTGGCTTTTGATCCTTTTGTGAATACAGCATTGCAAAGTGAAGGGGTAAAATATTTGCCTTTTCATGAAGTGATAAAAGAAGCCGATATTATTTCGCTGCATTGCCCGCTTACGGCAGAGAACCATTACCTGATCGGATCGAACAGCTTAATGACGATGAAAAAAGGTGTTACGCTCATCAATACAAGCAGAGGTGGATTGATTAATACACGTGAAGTGATTGAAGCACTAAAAACAGGTCAGCTTGCAGCACTGGGAATTGATGTATATGAGCAGGAAGAACAACTCTTTTTTAAAGACCTTTCCGGGAGTATTATTGGAGATGATGATATTCAGCGACTAATCAGCTTTCCGAATGTCTTGCTTACCGGGCACCAGGCTTTTTTTACGCAAGAGGCCTTAACAGAAATTGCGGATTCTACCCTGAAAACGGTTAAGATACTCTTTGAACACAGTGCTGAAGAGATAGTTTCAGATGCAATATTGGTGTAA
- a CDS encoding type II toxin-antitoxin system ParD family antitoxin: MGRNTSMALGDHFENFVDERISEGRFKNASEVIRAGLRLLEDEENKIKILREALQVGIDSGMVKDFDPKKHLEMLKAKKRKNG, from the coding sequence ATGGGACGAAATACATCTATGGCTTTAGGAGATCATTTTGAAAATTTTGTTGATGAAAGAATTTCCGAAGGAAGATTTAAAAATGCAAGTGAAGTTATTCGGGCAGGGTTAAGATTATTGGAAGATGAAGAAAATAAGATCAAAATTTTAAGAGAAGCACTTCAGGTGGGAATTGATAGTGGAATGGTTAAGGATTTTGATCCGAAAAAACATCTTGAAATGTTGAAAGCCAAAAAGAGGAAAAATGGCTAG
- the corA gene encoding magnesium/cobalt transporter CorA encodes MGKNKPRNRHKHYKVPAPGTSPGLYAIDEDALKPLIVLHTYNDKSYKKTELENINDIDKLIGNKDFYYWFDIKGLADPNIFETLYAKLDISRLVLEDITSSYQRPKLDEYDNDKYIFSVSRHLYLGEDNVLCNDQISFILSERTLITFQETYADCFEPVRKRLEIGKGNIRIGGSSYLMYAIMDVIVDNYFSLLNFWGEELDAIEDRLYDHPDKRIMYDTQAIKRSLITIRKVTWPERDKLNDIIRTDSPLISDLTKTYMKDAYDHCIQIIDFIESLKEIASANIDMNLSIISNRMNEIMKVLTIISSIFIPLTFIAGIYGMNFSREDPATGKILKDNMPELYAEHGYLYTWVVMAVIAVLQVIYFWRKGWFK; translated from the coding sequence ATGGGAAAAAACAAGCCACGTAACCGTCATAAACACTATAAAGTTCCAGCGCCTGGCACCAGTCCGGGTTTGTACGCCATCGATGAAGATGCATTAAAACCACTCATTGTATTGCATACTTATAATGATAAGAGTTATAAGAAAACTGAATTGGAAAACATAAATGACATTGATAAACTGATCGGGAACAAAGATTTTTATTACTGGTTCGATATCAAAGGTTTGGCTGATCCCAATATATTTGAAACCCTCTATGCTAAACTGGACATTAGCAGGCTCGTGCTTGAAGATATCACCAGTTCTTATCAGCGACCTAAACTGGATGAATATGATAATGATAAGTATATTTTTTCAGTAAGCAGGCATTTATATTTAGGCGAGGATAATGTGCTCTGCAATGATCAGATTTCCTTTATTTTATCTGAACGTACACTAATTACTTTCCAGGAAACTTATGCAGATTGTTTTGAACCGGTAAGGAAACGTTTAGAAATAGGGAAAGGCAACATCCGCATTGGTGGCAGCAGTTATTTAATGTACGCCATTATGGATGTAATTGTAGATAATTACTTTAGCCTTTTAAATTTTTGGGGCGAAGAATTAGATGCAATTGAAGACCGCTTATATGATCATCCTGACAAAAGAATCATGTACGATACACAGGCCATTAAACGATCGTTGATCACCATCAGGAAAGTAACCTGGCCGGAAAGAGATAAATTGAACGATATTATCCGAACGGATAGCCCTTTAATATCCGATCTGACAAAAACTTATATGAAGGATGCTTATGATCATTGCATCCAGATCATTGATTTCATTGAATCTTTAAAGGAAATCGCCTCTGCCAATATTGATATGAATTTATCAATCATCAGTAACCGGATGAACGAAATTATGAAAGTATTGACCATTATTTCATCCATATTTATTCCATTAACCTTTATTGCAGGGATTTACGGGATGAATTTTAGCAGGGAAGATCCGGCAACAGGAAAAATACTGAAAGATAACATGCCAGAATTGTATGCAGAACACGGTTATTTATACACCTGGGTTGTGATGGCGGTGATTGCAGTTTTACAGGTGATCTATTTTTGGCGTAAAGGATGGTTTAAATAA
- a CDS encoding TlpA disulfide reductase family protein has product MFKNLIFIALLFTALFGYAQENSIKKNVLNEQSVVRGEDGLVYPFNAWKKLMQTGKYGIKNRKTVTESGQPEYLIYELSADQKSAYMDKIPKPRASDSFREGELFNGLRITDMNGNKYDLRDSTGKIFVLNFWFINCPPCKSEIPQLNELVAKYKDNKDVVFLAIALDEKYDLKSFLKSTTFDYI; this is encoded by the coding sequence ATGTTCAAAAATCTAATCTTTATAGCTCTTTTATTTACTGCTCTTTTTGGTTATGCGCAAGAAAATTCCATCAAGAAAAATGTATTGAACGAACAATCGGTTGTAAGGGGAGAAGACGGTCTGGTGTATCCGTTTAATGCCTGGAAAAAATTGATGCAAACGGGGAAGTATGGCATTAAAAACCGGAAGACTGTTACCGAGAGCGGTCAGCCTGAATATTTGATTTATGAGTTATCGGCTGATCAGAAATCTGCTTATATGGATAAGATTCCAAAACCAAGAGCTAGCGATTCTTTTAGGGAAGGCGAACTGTTTAATGGCTTAAGAATTACCGATATGAATGGTAATAAATACGATTTAAGAGATAGTACTGGAAAAATTTTCGTACTTAATTTCTGGTTTATAAATTGTCCTCCATGTAAAAGCGAAATTCCACAGTTAAATGAACTGGTAGCTAAATATAAAGACAATAAAGATGTGGTTTTTCTGGCCATTGCTTTGGATGAAAAATATGATCTGAAAAGTTTTCTTAAATCGACAACCTTTGATTATATATAA
- a CDS encoding helix-turn-helix domain-containing protein, with protein MSKNALTIKNYTSEELRSLLRKDEKFQQAVRLYACYQISLGKRPQELESIYETSFKSICNWVNRLNEGGVEALIDKVKPGRNNRLGTDELQSIKSVLLNKHPDDYGYNSATWTGPLLIEFIKKEYHVEYKKAHIYNILRKLGLTFQKGKGIYPEAEDRAEKVEALKKTPGVKGS; from the coding sequence ATGAGCAAGAACGCATTGACAATAAAGAACTACACTTCAGAAGAACTTAGGTCCTTGTTGCGGAAAGACGAAAAGTTCCAGCAAGCTGTAAGGTTATATGCCTGTTACCAAATCTCTCTGGGTAAGCGCCCCCAAGAATTAGAATCAATTTATGAGACCTCATTCAAATCAATCTGCAACTGGGTAAACCGGTTGAATGAGGGCGGTGTTGAAGCCTTAATCGATAAAGTTAAACCTGGAAGAAACAACCGCCTTGGTACCGATGAATTGCAGTCTATAAAATCTGTATTATTGAATAAGCATCCTGATGATTACGGTTATAATAGTGCCACCTGGACCGGGCCTTTACTGATCGAGTTCATTAAGAAAGAATATCATGTCGAGTATAAAAAAGCGCATATCTATAACATATTAAGAAAGTTGGGTTTAACGTTTCAAAAAGGGAAAGGCATTTACCCCGAAGCAGAAGACAGAGCTGAAAAGGTGGAGGCTTTAAAAAAAACTCCGGGAGTCAAGGGAAGCTGA
- the mgtE gene encoding magnesium transporter — protein MQSFEIDKSDVLKVKNAILAGDETLKIVLEEYHASEIAILFERLDKSEQRHIINLLPAEIASEIISEMDEESHPEDLLFELHPDKRTEIVEELDYDDATDIISQLEDHEQKEILEDLTEDHASEIRNLLTYDEKTAGGLMNTELICVNINLTKKDAIDEIIRQSEEMEEFYTIYVVDDEEIFKGIVSLKDIIKAKHNAKITELVKEDAVYVHPDTDQEEVANLISQYNLTSIPVIDEHQKLLGRVTFDDVIDVMEAESTEDILKISGVSEDEELSGNWVEAVKSRLPWLIINLGTAFLASSVVRYFDPTIKLIPSLAAYMTIIAGMGGNAATQALAVTVRRISLYDLTDKQAYRTVLKEFTVGLINGAANGLIVFIFAFFFDGNPMLGLVIFLAMTGNLVIAGITGAGIPLILKRVGIDPAIASSIIITTFTDVFGFLLILGLASKLLL, from the coding sequence ATGCAGTCATTCGAAATAGATAAAAGCGACGTACTTAAGGTTAAAAATGCAATTTTAGCTGGTGATGAAACTTTAAAAATAGTTTTAGAGGAATACCATGCTTCAGAAATCGCGATTTTGTTCGAACGTTTGGATAAATCCGAACAGCGGCATATTATAAACCTTCTTCCGGCAGAGATCGCTTCCGAAATTATTTCGGAAATGGATGAAGAATCCCACCCGGAGGATTTGCTTTTTGAGCTTCACCCCGATAAACGTACGGAAATTGTTGAGGAGCTGGACTATGATGATGCGACAGATATTATTTCGCAACTGGAAGACCACGAGCAGAAAGAAATTCTGGAAGACCTTACAGAAGATCACGCTTCAGAAATCCGTAACCTTTTAACCTACGACGAAAAAACCGCTGGTGGTTTGATGAACACAGAACTGATCTGTGTAAATATCAACCTGACAAAAAAAGATGCAATTGACGAGATCATCCGCCAAAGTGAGGAAATGGAAGAGTTTTATACCATTTATGTGGTAGATGACGAGGAAATTTTTAAAGGCATTGTTTCGTTAAAAGATATTATTAAGGCAAAACACAATGCCAAAATAACCGAACTGGTTAAAGAGGATGCCGTTTATGTTCATCCTGATACCGACCAGGAAGAAGTAGCCAACCTCATTTCTCAATATAATTTAACCAGTATTCCGGTAATAGATGAGCATCAGAAATTATTGGGAAGGGTAACTTTCGATGATGTGATTGATGTAATGGAGGCGGAAAGTACAGAAGATATCTTAAAAATTTCAGGGGTATCAGAAGATGAGGAATTAAGTGGTAACTGGGTAGAGGCGGTAAAATCGCGTTTACCATGGTTAATCATCAACCTGGGCACGGCCTTCCTGGCATCATCAGTAGTCCGATATTTCGATCCCACCATTAAATTAATCCCTTCCTTAGCAGCTTATATGACCATAATTGCCGGGATGGGTGGGAATGCTGCCACACAGGCGCTTGCAGTAACCGTAAGGCGTATTTCGCTATATGATTTAACAGATAAGCAGGCTTATAGAACTGTGTTGAAAGAATTTACAGTGGGCTTAATCAATGGAGCAGCTAACGGTTTAATTGTATTTATTTTTGCCTTCTTTTTTGACGGAAACCCAATGCTCGGTTTGGTTATCTTCCTGGCTATGACGGGTAATCTGGTCATTGCAGGCATCACTGGTGCAGGTATTCCACTTATTTTAAAACGTGTAGGTATTGATCCTGCCATTGCATCATCTATAATTATTACTACTTTTACCGATGTTTTTGGCTTCCTGTTAATTTTAGGATTGGCCAGCAAACTTTTACTATAA
- a CDS encoding WbqC family protein, giving the protein MQNTAILPLFYLPPVGYFSLLQKLGEDFLIEKHEHLAKQTYRNRASIYSPNGKLDITVPVVKGAKTHTKMKDVRISYDFNWQRLHWLSLESCYRSSAYFEFYEDELSRFYTNKFEFLFDYNFELLEWLNKKLKLNKSFEVTGEYFDDIKPELDFRSAMNPKKQEDIVNNKSYYQVFEDKHQFLPNLSIVDLLFNQGPQARLYL; this is encoded by the coding sequence ATGCAGAATACAGCTATACTTCCATTATTTTATCTTCCGCCAGTAGGTTATTTTAGTTTATTGCAAAAGCTGGGAGAGGATTTTTTAATTGAAAAACACGAACATTTAGCCAAGCAGACTTACCGTAACAGAGCGAGTATTTATTCGCCAAATGGCAAACTTGATATTACCGTTCCGGTGGTTAAAGGTGCTAAAACACATACGAAAATGAAGGATGTACGAATCAGTTACGATTTTAACTGGCAACGTTTGCATTGGTTGAGTTTAGAAAGCTGTTACCGGAGTTCTGCTTATTTTGAATTTTATGAAGATGAACTATCGCGTTTTTATACCAACAAATTTGAATTTCTGTTCGATTATAACTTCGAACTTTTAGAGTGGCTGAACAAAAAGCTAAAATTGAATAAAAGCTTTGAGGTAACGGGCGAGTATTTTGATGACATCAAGCCAGAATTGGATTTCCGTTCGGCTATGAATCCTAAAAAACAGGAAGATATTGTAAACAATAAGTCCTATTATCAGGTTTTTGAAGATAAACATCAATTTTTACCCAACTTAAGTATTGTTGATCTGTTATTTAACCAGGGGCCTCAAGCCCGGCTATATTTGTAA
- a CDS encoding glycosyltransferase family 2 protein has protein sequence MNPSVAVVILNWNGKAYLEQFLPGILLSEYDNLQIVVGDNGSTDDSVSFLQENFPTVKIIQNDQNYGFAGGYNKVLERVEADYFILLNSDVEVVPNWIKPIISLMESDAQIAVAQPKIKWQLNKNQFEYAGAAGGYLDIYAFPFCRGRLFNVYEFDNGQYNEQKEIFWASGAAFFIKSKCWKEAGGLDADLFAHMEEIDLCWRLKNLSYKIMYCPDAEVYHVGGGTLQTENPFKTYLNFRNNLIIMQKNLPAGDAIFRITIRMFIDFIAWWHFLLTGKPKFTMAVTKGHWHFLKSLSKTNKKRKAVQKDYIKHTGVYNNSIVWAFFIKKIRYFSNLK, from the coding sequence ATGAACCCATCAGTAGCCGTTGTAATTTTAAACTGGAATGGAAAAGCGTATTTAGAGCAGTTTTTACCGGGGATTTTGCTTTCCGAATATGATAACTTACAAATTGTTGTGGGCGATAACGGCTCAACGGATGATTCAGTTTCATTTTTACAAGAAAACTTCCCAACTGTTAAAATTATTCAAAACGATCAGAACTATGGATTTGCAGGGGGCTACAATAAAGTTTTAGAACGTGTAGAAGCCGATTATTTTATTTTACTCAATTCGGACGTAGAAGTTGTTCCAAACTGGATCAAACCTATCATCAGCCTGATGGAAAGTGATGCACAGATTGCAGTAGCACAGCCCAAAATTAAATGGCAACTAAACAAAAACCAGTTCGAATACGCAGGCGCTGCCGGAGGTTATCTGGATATTTATGCCTTTCCTTTCTGCCGCGGCAGGCTATTTAATGTATATGAGTTTGATAACGGTCAATATAATGAACAAAAAGAGATTTTTTGGGCCAGTGGAGCAGCCTTTTTTATAAAAAGCAAATGCTGGAAAGAAGCCGGAGGCTTAGATGCCGATCTTTTCGCCCACATGGAAGAAATAGACCTCTGCTGGCGCTTAAAAAACCTGAGCTACAAAATTATGTATTGTCCGGATGCTGAAGTGTACCATGTTGGTGGCGGAACACTACAAACTGAAAACCCTTTTAAAACTTACCTCAATTTCAGGAACAACCTGATCATTATGCAAAAAAACCTGCCTGCTGGTGATGCTATTTTCAGGATTACAATCCGCATGTTTATTGATTTTATTGCCTGGTGGCACTTCTTACTTACCGGAAAACCAAAATTCACCATGGCTGTAACTAAAGGACACTGGCATTTCCTAAAATCTTTATCGAAAACCAATAAGAAACGTAAAGCTGTTCAAAAAGATTATATTAAACACACCGGGGTATATAATAATAGCATTGTTTGGGCATTTTTCATCAAGAAAATTAGATATTTTTCGAACTTAAAATAG
- a CDS encoding type II toxin-antitoxin system RelE/ParE family toxin, with protein MARFSLSNKALEDLSEIWDYTYDVWSENQADKYYKLLIGFCIQIAKKPEMSRNYKETGQNVLGFRAGEHIIFYQIIDNGEIEIARILHTKMDLGAKMSEL; from the coding sequence ATGGCTAGGTTCTCTCTTAGTAACAAAGCGCTTGAAGATTTAAGTGAAATTTGGGATTACACTTATGATGTTTGGTCTGAAAATCAAGCAGACAAATATTATAAGCTACTGATTGGATTTTGTATTCAGATTGCAAAGAAACCTGAAATGAGTAGAAATTATAAGGAGACAGGCCAAAATGTATTAGGATTCAGGGCTGGTGAACATATCATTTTCTATCAGATAATTGATAATGGAGAAATCGAAATAGCTAGGATTTTACATACTAAGATGGATTTAGGAGCTAAAATGTCAGAACTTTAA
- the xerD gene encoding site-specific tyrosine recombinase XerD — protein sequence MLWLSYIKGFKSYLKLERSLSGNSVDAYLSDIDKLIQYFQSLNDEPKLTDITITHLKSFISWLNELGMQASTQARVISGLKAFFAYLMLEDVISNDPTTLLEAPKLSRKLPDTLNIYEINELIAAIDASKPEGMRNKAIMEVLYGCGLRVTELTELRISNLFPQIEFIKVIGKGNKERLVPIGGIALKLLDIYINEVRVHANIKKGHEDFIFLNRFGAKLSRISIFNLIKSLAMAVGLKKTISPHTLRHSFATHLIEGGADLRAVQEMLGHSSITTTEIYTHIDRDYLREVITQFHPRA from the coding sequence ATGCTTTGGCTATCATATATTAAAGGATTTAAGTCGTACCTGAAGTTAGAGCGGTCGCTATCTGGCAATTCTGTTGATGCCTACCTGAGTGATATTGACAAATTGATCCAGTATTTTCAATCTTTGAATGATGAGCCAAAATTAACTGACATTACCATAACCCATTTAAAATCTTTTATATCATGGCTAAATGAGTTGGGGATGCAAGCAAGTACGCAAGCCAGGGTAATATCGGGGCTAAAGGCTTTCTTCGCGTATTTAATGCTTGAAGATGTGATTTCAAATGATCCAACAACATTATTGGAAGCGCCAAAACTCAGCAGAAAACTACCCGATACTTTGAATATTTATGAGATTAATGAACTTATAGCCGCTATAGACGCTTCAAAACCAGAGGGAATGCGCAATAAAGCTATTATGGAGGTTTTGTATGGCTGCGGGTTACGGGTAACCGAATTAACCGAATTAAGAATATCAAATCTGTTCCCGCAGATCGAATTTATTAAAGTAATTGGAAAGGGAAATAAAGAGCGTTTGGTACCCATTGGAGGTATAGCCCTAAAACTACTCGATATTTACATTAACGAAGTTAGGGTGCATGCAAATATTAAAAAAGGGCATGAAGATTTTATTTTCCTAAACCGATTTGGCGCTAAGCTTTCACGGATTTCTATTTTTAACCTGATTAAAAGTCTCGCCATGGCCGTCGGATTAAAAAAAACAATCAGTCCACACACTTTAAGGCATTCGTTTGCAACTCATTTAATTGAGGGCGGTGCAGATTTGCGTGCGGTTCAGGAGATGCTGGGCCATTCGAGCATTACCACCACAGAAATTTATACGCACATTGATAGAGATTATTTAAGAGAGGTAATTACGCAGTTTCATCCGAGGGCTTAG
- a CDS encoding IS630 family transposase gives MVFQDEASLSNTATVSYMWAEKGKQPRINQKQRKRERKTLFGCIEPETGIVVTSKADRGNTISFFSFLLLVVKTYHERKVVMVLDNVPYHHAKRLKPILERYKHRIELVYLPPYSPDLNPIERVWWYMRKKITHNRYVQNLQDRITNFDLFICQFKVENEIGKNIAKLIVNI, from the coding sequence ATTGTTTTTCAGGATGAGGCGAGTTTGTCAAATACCGCTACCGTATCTTACATGTGGGCAGAAAAAGGCAAACAGCCAAGGATCAATCAAAAGCAGCGGAAAAGAGAGAGAAAGACCTTGTTTGGTTGTATAGAGCCGGAAACGGGAATTGTGGTGACAAGCAAAGCTGACAGAGGCAACACAATCAGTTTTTTCAGTTTCCTGTTGCTGGTCGTAAAAACATATCATGAGCGGAAAGTTGTTATGGTCTTGGATAATGTACCTTATCATCATGCCAAAAGACTCAAACCTATACTGGAGCGCTATAAACACCGAATAGAACTCGTTTATCTTCCACCATATTCTCCCGATTTAAATCCGATTGAAAGAGTTTGGTGGTACATGAGAAAAAAGATCACACATAACCGATATGTACAGAATCTGCAAGACCGAATTACTAACTTCGACTTGTTTATCTGTCAATTTAAAGTCGAAAATGAAATTGGAAAGAACATTGCAAAGTTAATTGTAAATATTTAA